The following coding sequences are from one Lolium rigidum isolate FL_2022 chromosome 6, APGP_CSIRO_Lrig_0.1, whole genome shotgun sequence window:
- the LOC124661782 gene encoding protein translation factor SUI1 homolog 1, which translates to MSDLDSQVPSAFDPFAEANAEDSGAGAGSKNYVHVRVQQRNGRKSLTTVQGLKKEYSYNKILKDLKKEFCCNGTVVQDSELGQVIQLQGDQRKNVATFLVQAGLAKKESIKIHGF; encoded by the exons ATGTCTGATCTGGACTCCCAGGTTCCATCTGCTTTTG ATCCGTTTGCTGAGGCAAATGCTGAGGACTCTGGCGCTGGTGCCGGATCAAAAAACTATGTGCATGTGCGTGTCCAGCAGCGCAACGGAAGAAAGAGTCTGACAACTGTTCAGGGATTAAAGAAAGAGTACAGCTACAACAAGATTCTCAAGGATCTAAAAAAGGAATTCTGCTGTAATGGTACTGTAGTCCAGGATTCAGAACTAGGCCAG GTCATTCAACTCCAAGGTGATCAGCGTAAGAATGTTGCTACTTTTCTAGTTCAG GCTGGACTAGCAAAGAAAGAGAGCATTAAGATCCACGGATTTTAG
- the LOC124662875 gene encoding probable nucleoredoxin 2 encodes MVGDPEVEGAPETETETELETGGVRAVLPVGSLVSPSGDEVQLSELEGKVVALYFAANWYPKCEAFTPALAAAYGQLRDRGAGFEVVFVSCDEDAPSFERFHRGMPWPAVPFGDLRRKKGLSQAFQVEGIPRLVVLAPDGEVICSDAVELVLRYGDPAFPFTPARVAELEADEQSQFASQTLEKLFSVSYVNGANDQVPISSLVGKTVGLYFSAHRCEPCLKFTARLATIYGNLRGKSEDFEIVYIPMDKEEDGYLRSCGDMPWLALPYDGDGASSRALARYFDVREIPTLVVIGPDGKTVTREGRNLVNLYFDMAFPFTDEQIRMLREVEDEDAKAYTPSLLHAGHRHELSIVSGKSGGGPYICCECDEQGFGWAYQCIACGYEIHLRCGRNVVDGGSAGTAGP; translated from the exons ATGGTCGGAGACCCGGAGGTGGAGGGAGCGCCGGAGACGGAGACGGAGACGGAGCTGGAGACCGGAGGCGTCCGCGCCGtgctgcccgtcggctccctcgtCTCGCCTTCCGGGGACGAG GTGCAGCTTTCGGAGCTGGAGGGCAAGGTGGTCGCCCTGTACTTCGCGGCCAACTGGTACCCCAAGTGCGAGGCCTTCACCCCGGCGCTGGCCGCCGCGTACGGCCAGCTCAGGGACCGCGGCGCCGGCTTCGAGGTCGTCTTCGTGTCCTGCGACGAGGACGCGCCGTCCTTCGAGCGGTTCCACCGCGGCATGCCGTGGCCCGCCGTGCCCTTCGGCGACCTCCGCCGCAAGAAGGGCCTCAGCCAGGCCTTCCAGGTCGAGGGCATCCCGCGCCTCGTGGTACTGGCTCCCGACGGCGAGGTCATATGCTCCGACGCCGTGGAGCTCGTGCTTCGGTATGGTGACCCGGCGTTCCCGTTCACGCCGGCGAGGGTGGCGGAGCTGGAGGCCGATGAGCAGAGCCAGTTCGCCTCCCAGACGCTCGAGAAGCTCTTCTCCGTCAGCTACGTGAATGGTGCCAACGACCAG GTTCCGATCTCGAGCTTAGTCGGGAAGACGGTGGGGCTCTACTTCTcggcgcaccggtgcgagccctgCCTCAAGTTCACCGCGAGGCTGGCCACCATATACGGCAACCTGAGGGGCAAGTCGGAGGACTTCGAGATCGTGTACATCCCcatggacaaggaggaggacgggTACCTGCGTTCCTGCGGCGACATGCCGTGGCTGGCGCTGCcctacgacggcgacggcgcgtcGTCGCGGGCGCTGGCCAGGTACTTCGACGTCCGGGAGATCCCCACGCTGGTGGTGATCGGGCCCGACGGCAAGACGGTGACCAGGGAGGGGAGGAACCTGGTGAACCTCTACTTCGACATGGCGTTCCCCTTCACCGACGAGCAGATCAGGATGCTgcgggaggtcgaggacgaggatgCCAAGGCGTACACGCCGTCGCTGCTCCACGCCGGCCACCGCCACGAGCTGAGCATCGTGTCGGGCAAGTCCGGGGGAGGGCCGTACATCTGCTGCGAGTGCGACGAGCAGGGGTTCGGCTGGGCGTACCAGTGCATCGCCTGCGGCTACGAGATACACCTCAGGTGCGGCCGGAACGTCGTCGACGGTGGCAGTGCGGGGACGGCCGGTCCGTAG